One segment of Pseudomonas pohangensis DNA contains the following:
- the arsB gene encoding ACR3 family arsenite efflux transporter yields the protein MSSQCEVIGKQAAGAPLGFFERFLTLWVFLCIIGGTLLGLFAPEAAQSVGALEIAQVNIPVGLLIWVMIIPMLMKIDFSAIGEVYQQRAGLGVTLSVNWLIKPFTMAFMAWLFLRHVFAGWLPAEQIDSYVAGLILLGAAPCTAMVFVWSNLCKGNANFTLTQVAINDLVMVFAFAPIVALLLGVSSIPVPWDTLLLSVVMYIVIPLGIAQFIRSRLLRRGEAALQTQLARIGPFSILALLATLVLLFSFQGQTIVAQPLIIAMLAVPILLQTLLIAALGYWMCRQLRVRHDIAGPAAMIGASNFFELAVAVAIALYGFDSGAALATVVGVLIEVPVMLWLVRMVNNSKGWYERNQLQN from the coding sequence GGATTTTTCGAGCGTTTTCTGACGCTCTGGGTATTTCTCTGCATTATCGGCGGCACCCTGCTCGGCCTGTTCGCCCCCGAGGCGGCGCAAAGCGTGGGTGCGCTGGAAATTGCCCAGGTGAATATCCCGGTGGGGCTGCTGATCTGGGTGATGATCATCCCGATGCTGATGAAGATCGACTTCAGCGCCATCGGTGAGGTCTATCAGCAGCGCGCGGGGCTGGGCGTGACCCTGAGCGTCAACTGGCTGATCAAGCCCTTCACCATGGCCTTCATGGCCTGGCTGTTTCTGCGCCACGTGTTCGCCGGCTGGCTGCCGGCCGAACAGATCGACAGTTACGTGGCCGGACTGATTCTGCTCGGTGCCGCGCCCTGCACCGCCATGGTGTTCGTCTGGAGCAACCTGTGTAAGGGCAATGCCAACTTCACCCTGACCCAGGTGGCGATCAACGATCTGGTGATGGTGTTTGCCTTTGCCCCGATCGTCGCCCTGCTGCTGGGCGTGTCATCGATCCCGGTGCCCTGGGACACCCTGTTGTTGTCGGTGGTGATGTATATCGTCATCCCGCTGGGCATTGCCCAGTTTATCCGCTCCCGCCTGCTGCGCCGGGGCGAGGCCGCGTTGCAGACACAACTGGCACGTATCGGCCCGTTCTCCATCCTCGCCCTGCTGGCCACACTGGTACTGCTGTTCTCCTTCCAGGGGCAGACCATCGTTGCCCAGCCCTTGATCATCGCCATGCTGGCGGTGCCGATTTTGCTGCAGACCCTGTTGATTGCCGCGCTCGGTTACTGGATGTGCCGCCAGCTCAGGGTGCGCCATGACATTGCCGGACCGGCAGCGATGATTGGCGCCTCGAACTTCTTCGAACTGGCGGTGGCAGTGGCCATCGCGCTCTACGGCTTCGACTCCGGTGCCGCGTTGGCCACCGTGGTCGGCGTACTGATCGAGGTCCCGGTAATGCTCTGGCTGGTACGCATGGTCAATAACAGCAAGGGCTGGTACGAACGCAACCAGCTGCAGAATTAG
- a CDS encoding FadR/GntR family transcriptional regulator produces the protein MAQSLQREPLYRQIYNQLESQIVSGQLQVGDTLASETELAESYGVNRSSVREALRLLEENDLVGRAPGKKKLEVTAPKYEKFSRRISTSMLIDQVTLGQVYESILILEPILAGLAAQRVTTELVERLEENLAQMHAALDDYKRLETLDHEFHSLLAEASNNRVLQWSRLGMSELFYPAESTLLANLEDANLRMLKAHENIVAAIKQKDPVAAEEWARKHVQDFGRGCEKLGYSLDSQPNQFGE, from the coding sequence ATGGCTCAATCACTACAGCGTGAACCGCTATACCGTCAGATTTACAACCAGCTGGAATCACAGATAGTGAGCGGCCAGTTACAGGTTGGAGATACGCTGGCCTCGGAAACCGAGCTGGCAGAAAGCTACGGCGTTAACCGCTCCTCGGTACGTGAGGCGCTGCGGCTGCTGGAGGAAAATGATCTGGTTGGCCGCGCTCCAGGCAAGAAAAAGCTGGAGGTGACCGCGCCTAAATACGAGAAGTTTTCCCGCCGTATTTCAACATCCATGCTGATTGATCAGGTCACTTTGGGGCAGGTGTATGAGTCAATCCTGATACTTGAGCCTATTCTGGCAGGCCTGGCGGCACAACGGGTGACGACTGAACTGGTGGAGCGACTGGAGGAAAATCTAGCGCAAATGCATGCGGCTCTGGACGACTACAAGCGGCTTGAAACCTTGGACCATGAGTTTCACAGCCTGCTAGCCGAAGCCTCTAATAACCGGGTTCTGCAATGGAGCCGCCTTGGCATGAGTGAGTTGTTTTACCCCGCCGAGAGCACGTTGTTGGCAAATTTAGAGGATGCCAATCTGCGCATGTTAAAAGCACACGAAAATATTGTGGCCGCAATTAAGCAAAAAGATCCTGTAGCTGCCGAAGAGTGGGCACGCAAACACGTGCAGGATTTTGGGCGCGGCTGTGAAAAGCTGGGTTACAGCTTAGATAGCCAGCCAAATCAGTTTGGTGAGTAG
- a CDS encoding alcohol dehydrogenase catalytic domain-containing protein: protein MKALVFHGPKDLRYESFADPKISQDRSLIIQVQKCSICGSDLHMYHGDRIALFDYSKPMAHFCTGHETIGEVVEVGKAVTTHKVGDRILVAGGSGCGLCKRCLKGEINLCEGNTRGQPSTAYGISPGLNGGHAQYMEVPFADTGAAKIPDGVTDEQAILLTDALATGYYGVKMANVKPGDSVAVIGQGPVGLMAAEAALAVGAARVYCIDMQASRLKLAAKFGGIPLTPDQARERIMHDTNGIGVDAVIEAVGVGPTLKQAAMMLRFGGSMSILGILQKGTELPLQIMQAKSLRVHAGIAGIANLWEELIPLVQGGRIKGEGIFTHHLSLSEGAEAFRLFDAREDGVIKTLITP from the coding sequence GTGAAAGCACTCGTCTTTCATGGTCCCAAAGACCTGCGTTACGAATCCTTTGCTGACCCTAAAATATCTCAGGATCGCAGCCTGATTATTCAGGTGCAGAAGTGCAGCATCTGTGGTTCCGATTTACATATGTATCACGGTGACCGCATTGCATTGTTTGATTACAGCAAGCCCATGGCTCACTTTTGCACCGGGCACGAAACCATTGGTGAAGTGGTTGAGGTGGGTAAGGCCGTCACTACCCACAAAGTCGGCGACCGTATTCTGGTTGCCGGTGGTTCAGGTTGTGGTCTGTGCAAGCGCTGTCTGAAAGGTGAAATCAACCTTTGCGAAGGTAACACTCGAGGTCAACCCAGCACAGCCTATGGCATTTCACCTGGGCTGAACGGTGGCCACGCGCAGTACATGGAAGTACCTTTTGCCGACACAGGTGCAGCAAAAATTCCTGACGGTGTCACCGACGAACAAGCCATTCTGTTAACCGATGCACTGGCTACAGGCTATTACGGTGTGAAAATGGCCAATGTAAAACCCGGTGACAGCGTCGCGGTAATTGGCCAGGGCCCTGTGGGTTTAATGGCCGCTGAAGCGGCTTTGGCAGTAGGCGCAGCTCGTGTTTACTGTATCGACATGCAGGCAAGTCGCCTCAAGCTGGCGGCCAAATTTGGTGGTATTCCTCTCACACCGGATCAAGCCCGCGAGCGCATCATGCACGACACCAACGGTATCGGTGTTGATGCGGTGATTGAGGCTGTCGGAGTTGGCCCCACACTCAAGCAAGCCGCCATGATGCTGCGCTTTGGTGGCTCCATGTCCATTCTCGGTATTTTGCAAAAAGGTACCGAGCTGCCCTTGCAAATAATGCAGGCCAAATCTCTGCGTGTACACGCGGGCATTGCCGGTATTGCCAATTTGTGGGAAGAGCTAATCCCCTTGGTTCAGGGCGGCCGTATTAAAGGCGAAGGCATATTTACCCACCACCTCTCCCTGTCCGAAGGTGCAGAAGCCTTCCGCTTATTTGATGCCCGTGAAGATGGCGTGATCAAAACGCTGATCACGCCCTAA
- a CDS encoding acyl-CoA dehydrogenase family protein: protein MNINFSAEDLAFREQARVFFQSHFTAELAARIASPKTFKSAMIEWQKILAKKGWIAPDWPVEYGGTGWSITENYLYERERSAAGAPDVVPFGLKMVAQVIIAYGTEAQKQQFLPRIFNSDDWWCQGYSEPGAGSDLAALKTRAEQDGDNYIVNGAKIWTTYAQYADWIFCLVRTDPESAKQRGISFLLIDMKTPGITVNKIDSIDNKHTLNEVVFDNVKVPVANRIGEENQGWTYAKVLLAHERTAIAEVSKSAHCLSALKSIARQEISGGKPLLEDPMIQQRFADIEIELMALEFTELRVLSSFSEGKGPGPESSLLKIKGTEIQQAIQQLRLDLAGYYGGVLKGDLSNSQIGHEFGDQARIDFMYGRAATIYGGSNEVQKNITAKVVLGL from the coding sequence ATGAACATTAACTTTTCAGCCGAAGACCTCGCCTTCCGCGAACAAGCCAGAGTTTTTTTTCAGAGCCATTTCACAGCCGAGCTTGCTGCAAGAATAGCTTCTCCCAAGACCTTTAAAAGCGCCATGATCGAGTGGCAGAAAATACTCGCGAAAAAAGGTTGGATTGCTCCCGACTGGCCCGTTGAATACGGTGGCACCGGGTGGAGTATTACCGAGAATTACTTGTACGAACGCGAGCGCTCAGCAGCAGGTGCGCCAGACGTTGTGCCTTTTGGCTTAAAAATGGTTGCGCAGGTGATCATTGCTTATGGCACCGAGGCTCAAAAGCAACAGTTCTTGCCGCGCATTTTTAACAGCGATGATTGGTGGTGTCAGGGTTATTCAGAACCCGGTGCCGGCTCCGACCTGGCCGCACTAAAAACCCGTGCAGAACAAGACGGTGATAACTACATCGTTAATGGTGCCAAAATATGGACCACCTACGCCCAATATGCTGACTGGATATTTTGTCTAGTGCGCACGGATCCGGAAAGTGCCAAACAACGTGGCATTAGCTTTCTGCTCATCGATATGAAGACCCCCGGTATAACCGTCAATAAAATTGACTCTATAGATAACAAGCACACGTTAAACGAGGTGGTATTCGACAACGTCAAAGTGCCTGTCGCCAACCGCATCGGCGAAGAAAACCAAGGCTGGACCTATGCCAAAGTTTTACTCGCCCATGAGCGTACCGCCATCGCAGAAGTGTCTAAATCAGCGCATTGTTTAAGCGCGCTTAAAAGTATTGCCAGACAAGAAATCAGTGGCGGTAAACCACTACTCGAAGACCCTATGATCCAGCAGCGTTTTGCAGATATAGAAATAGAACTAATGGCGCTGGAGTTTACCGAGCTACGAGTGCTATCCAGTTTCTCAGAGGGCAAAGGGCCAGGGCCAGAGTCTTCGCTACTTAAAATCAAAGGCACTGAAATACAGCAGGCCATTCAGCAGTTGCGGCTGGACCTTGCCGGTTACTACGGCGGTGTATTGAAAGGAGATCTAAGCAATTCCCAGATAGGCCACGAATTCGGTGACCAGGCGAGAATAGATTTCATGTACGGCCGAGCCGCCACAATCTACGGTGGCTCTAACGAAGTTCAGAAAAACATTACCGCCAAAGTAGTACTGGGCCTATAA
- a CDS encoding SDR family NAD(P)-dependent oxidoreductase yields MNIKNVLDYSGKTVLVCGASDGIGYGVASMYKALGATVHITGTRTADAYDNDFTGMEFHSLNLQSADDISAFAKKFDHLDALVNCIGTVLWGKKEFEREGFEFIININLTGAMQLCTEFFPLLEASGGSMVNLDSVVSIRPAPANPAYSASKAGLVQLTKSLAMKWGRKGVRINTVAPGMVPTKLTTNQSGPEAEKEWIKQIPLSRVGKPEDIGGAVVFLTSPLAAYITGQQIVVDGGMTL; encoded by the coding sequence ATGAATATTAAAAACGTATTAGATTATTCCGGCAAAACGGTCCTGGTATGTGGTGCCTCCGACGGCATTGGTTATGGTGTGGCGAGCATGTACAAAGCGTTGGGCGCGACCGTACATATCACCGGTACCCGTACTGCTGATGCCTACGACAATGATTTTACCGGCATGGAATTCCACAGCCTTAATCTGCAAAGCGCCGACGACATATCTGCCTTTGCGAAAAAGTTCGATCATCTGGATGCACTGGTTAACTGTATAGGTACTGTGCTGTGGGGCAAGAAAGAGTTCGAACGTGAAGGTTTCGAATTCATTATTAACATTAACCTGACCGGCGCCATGCAGTTGTGCACTGAATTCTTCCCGCTTCTGGAAGCCAGTGGCGGCAGCATGGTCAACCTGGATTCGGTGGTGTCCATTCGCCCTGCCCCCGCTAATCCTGCCTACAGCGCCAGTAAAGCCGGCTTGGTCCAGTTGACCAAATCCCTGGCCATGAAATGGGGTCGTAAAGGCGTACGTATTAACACTGTCGCCCCGGGTATGGTGCCCACCAAACTGACCACCAACCAATCCGGCCCAGAGGCTGAGAAGGAATGGATTAAGCAAATTCCATTAAGCCGTGTTGGTAAGCCTGAAGACATCGGTGGAGCTGTAGTATTCCTGACCTCACCACTGGCTGCCTACATAACCGGCCAGCAAATTGTTGTCGATGGCGGCATGACTCTGTAG
- a CDS encoding phosphotransferase family protein, whose protein sequence is MMNQEQWQAVANYVGGLGHTLDLSFKPKKLSGGAANFNYVVKLNGKKAVLRRPPDGPLPPGANDVAREYRVLSSLKEHYPPAPIGLVFCDDESVIGVPFCISEFREGICIGRDLPESLVNRPQIGDTLSQLLVESLVKLHKVDLQATGLSSLGSVDGFLERQISGWYKRGSRVLNEQQLEKLGTIRDWLQDNLPEKRLGALVHNDFKLDNMLLDEESLTVNGVVDWDMCTVGDPIYELTILLAYWGEPNDKPAYEFQCRMPKEAEGWWPRSKVIEEYFRLSGFDKQALDFYWWLTQYRNIVVYAQLNALFTRTGEFPAALTQEECELMPGRVDQLLETVTAALGSPDFRYLSR, encoded by the coding sequence ATGATGAATCAAGAACAATGGCAAGCGGTCGCCAACTATGTGGGAGGTCTGGGTCATACGCTCGACCTTTCCTTTAAACCGAAGAAACTTTCTGGTGGTGCCGCCAACTTTAACTACGTGGTGAAGTTAAACGGCAAAAAAGCCGTACTGCGTCGCCCACCGGATGGCCCGCTGCCTCCGGGTGCAAACGATGTCGCCCGTGAATACCGTGTACTTTCAAGTTTGAAAGAGCATTACCCACCAGCACCGATAGGTTTGGTATTTTGTGATGACGAGTCTGTTATCGGCGTGCCCTTTTGTATCAGCGAATTCCGTGAAGGTATTTGCATCGGGCGCGACTTGCCGGAGTCACTCGTTAACCGCCCGCAAATCGGTGACACTCTGAGCCAATTGCTTGTCGAGTCTCTAGTCAAATTGCACAAGGTTGACTTGCAAGCGACCGGCTTGTCGTCTTTGGGGAGTGTTGACGGGTTCCTCGAGCGTCAAATCAGTGGCTGGTACAAACGCGGTTCTCGTGTTCTCAACGAACAGCAACTGGAAAAGCTAGGCACTATTCGCGACTGGCTGCAGGATAACTTGCCGGAAAAACGTTTGGGCGCTTTGGTCCACAACGATTTTAAACTGGACAATATGCTGCTTGACGAGGAGTCACTGACGGTCAACGGCGTTGTTGACTGGGATATGTGTACTGTCGGTGATCCTATTTATGAGCTGACCATCTTGTTAGCTTACTGGGGCGAGCCAAACGATAAGCCTGCCTACGAATTCCAGTGCCGTATGCCAAAAGAAGCCGAAGGCTGGTGGCCACGAAGCAAAGTTATTGAGGAATATTTCAGGCTCTCCGGCTTTGATAAGCAAGCACTGGATTTCTACTGGTGGCTAACCCAATACCGCAATATTGTGGTTTATGCGCAGCTTAATGCGTTATTTACCCGCACAGGGGAATTTCCGGCGGCACTTACTCAAGAAGAATGTGAGTTGATGCCTGGGCGGGTTGATCAGTTATTGGAAACAGTCACTGCGGCCCTTGGGTCTCCAGATTTTCGCTATCTCTCGCGCTAG
- a CDS encoding permease, with protein MELFKWLNDQLLRMDWLAWLVRVLLEDGLGMDMSSRTGASLHFFIFDVIKIFILLSVLIFSISWVQSYFPPERTRRILGDMSGMKARLSAALLGTITPFCSCSSIPLFIGFTSSGLPLGVTFAFLISSPLVDLASVILLASIFNWTISIAYVLIGLVLAVLGGTLISRAKMERYVEAFVLHSPVLDIAQAELTRGDRARFAWTQVSDIFRRVWLYVLIGVGIGAAIHNWIPAAWIEALLGQNNWWSVPLATLVGVPMYADIFGTLPIAEALVGQGVGLGTALAFMMAVTALSLPSLIMLKKVVKAPLLALFFGIVTVGIVLIGYLFNAFSYLFI; from the coding sequence ATGGAATTATTCAAATGGTTGAACGACCAGCTGCTGCGCATGGACTGGCTGGCGTGGCTGGTGCGGGTGCTGCTGGAAGACGGACTGGGCATGGACATGAGCAGCCGCACAGGGGCCAGCCTGCACTTCTTCATCTTTGACGTGATCAAGATTTTCATCCTGTTGAGCGTACTGATCTTCAGTATTTCCTGGGTGCAGAGCTATTTTCCGCCGGAGCGCACGCGGCGCATTCTGGGCGATATGAGCGGTATGAAAGCCAGGCTCAGCGCTGCGTTGCTGGGCACCATCACGCCGTTCTGCTCCTGCTCGTCCATTCCACTGTTTATCGGTTTCACCAGCTCCGGCTTGCCGCTGGGAGTCACCTTTGCCTTTCTGATCTCCTCGCCGCTGGTGGATCTGGCCTCGGTCATTCTGCTGGCGAGCATCTTCAACTGGACGATTTCCATCGCCTATGTGCTGATCGGGCTGGTTCTGGCGGTGCTGGGCGGCACGCTGATCAGCCGGGCAAAAATGGAGCGTTACGTCGAGGCGTTTGTCCTGCACAGCCCGGTGCTCGACATCGCGCAGGCAGAACTGACCCGCGGTGACCGGGCCCGGTTCGCCTGGACCCAGGTCAGCGATATTTTCCGCAGGGTCTGGCTGTATGTACTGATCGGTGTCGGCATTGGTGCAGCCATTCACAACTGGATTCCGGCGGCCTGGATCGAGGCATTGCTCGGGCAGAACAACTGGTGGTCGGTGCCCCTGGCCACTCTGGTCGGCGTACCCATGTATGCCGATATCTTTGGCACCCTGCCGATTGCCGAAGCACTGGTCGGTCAGGGTGTCGGCCTGGGCACTGCCCTGGCCTTCATGATGGCGGTAACCGCACTGTCCCTGCCCTCCCTGATCATGCTCAAGAAGGTGGTCAAGGCACCCCTGCTGGCGCTGTTCTTCGGCATCGTGACCGTTGGCATTGTGCTGATCGGCTATCTTTTCAACGCGTTCAGCTACCTGTTCATCTGA
- a CDS encoding acyl-CoA dehydrogenase family protein, whose amino-acid sequence MNFNLSEEQAMIKDSIARFVADNYNFEKRRKNVAMEQGFNPAYWQTFAELGWLSIPFPESLGGFGGGAVDTMVIMEELGKGLVAEPYIATVLLFGGLLAQSGEGELQQKLISQIIDGSLQGGFAYLERQSRFELSDIKTSASAQGDHYCLNGEKTVVFNGPVADQLIVSVRTSGEQCDEKGISLFLIDPAAEGVSLTDYRLMDGQRVANISLVNVLVSKEHLIGELDQGYSLIEAVVSKTMLAISAEALGIMQKLTSTTVEYSKTREQFGTAIGRFQVLQHRMVDMFIATEQVRSLLYRAVCSADANNDDAEKDLRALKVLVGRSGKLIGGEAIQIHGGMGMTDELDVGHYVKRLMMINTTFGDADYNQQKFSALANS is encoded by the coding sequence ATGAATTTTAATCTATCTGAAGAACAGGCCATGATCAAAGACAGCATCGCGCGCTTTGTGGCCGACAATTACAACTTCGAAAAACGCCGTAAAAATGTCGCTATGGAGCAGGGCTTTAACCCGGCTTACTGGCAAACCTTTGCCGAGTTAGGCTGGTTGTCCATCCCATTCCCCGAGTCATTAGGTGGCTTTGGTGGTGGCGCTGTCGACACAATGGTAATTATGGAGGAGCTGGGCAAGGGCCTTGTCGCTGAACCCTACATCGCCACCGTTCTATTATTTGGTGGCCTGTTAGCCCAAAGTGGTGAAGGCGAGCTGCAACAAAAATTAATTTCCCAAATTATTGATGGCAGCCTCCAGGGCGGCTTTGCCTATCTGGAGCGCCAGAGCCGCTTTGAACTGAGTGATATAAAAACCAGCGCAAGCGCCCAAGGTGATCACTACTGCCTTAACGGCGAGAAAACTGTCGTATTTAACGGCCCTGTTGCAGACCAATTAATCGTTTCAGTTCGCACCAGCGGAGAACAATGTGACGAAAAAGGCATCAGCCTGTTTTTAATTGATCCGGCTGCAGAGGGTGTCAGCCTGACTGATTACCGCTTAATGGACGGACAACGTGTCGCCAATATTTCATTAGTTAATGTTTTAGTTAGCAAAGAGCATTTGATCGGTGAACTCGATCAGGGCTATAGCCTGATCGAAGCAGTCGTCAGCAAGACGATGCTTGCGATTAGCGCTGAAGCCCTGGGTATTATGCAGAAGCTAACAAGTACGACGGTTGAGTACAGTAAAACCCGCGAACAGTTCGGTACCGCAATTGGTCGCTTCCAGGTCCTGCAGCATCGTATGGTGGATATGTTTATCGCCACCGAACAAGTCCGCTCGCTATTGTATCGCGCCGTATGCTCGGCCGACGCAAACAATGACGATGCCGAAAAAGACCTGCGCGCGCTGAAAGTTTTAGTCGGCCGATCTGGCAAGTTGATCGGCGGCGAAGCTATTCAGATCCACGGCGGAATGGGGATGACTGACGAGCTAGATGTTGGCCACTACGTCAAACGGCTGATGATGATTAACACCACCTTTGGCGACGCCGATTACAACCAGCAAAAGTTTTCGGCGTTAGCAAATAGCTAA
- a CDS encoding NADPH:quinone oxidoreductase family protein yields MRRWIVKSFGEPKDVWTLQDNAASLEPGPGQVKVKVEACGLGLPDVLMCRDNYPMTPPLPFTPSQEAAGEIIATGEGVDEALIGTRVVGPTLFLEQAGGLADECLMAVPGLDDGVSSGLLLIPDEMTGIEAAGLYIPYQTAWVALVRRAKITKYDVVLVLGASGSSGNAAVQLAKARGARVIAVAGGPEKAAFCKSIGADEVIDRKQQDITEAALQLTDGKGVSIVFDPVGGKAARAAFEATAFEGRFIFIGYASGEWPSIAPQEAVMRNISLVGAMPMGFSANDVLAIHQNLVKHWQEGAIDVSNNQVFDFADAPTAATHIADGKVEGKVIVQINVKQS; encoded by the coding sequence ATGCGTAGATGGATAGTCAAATCGTTTGGTGAGCCGAAAGATGTTTGGACGCTCCAGGACAATGCTGCAAGTCTTGAGCCCGGCCCTGGTCAAGTCAAAGTCAAAGTCGAAGCCTGCGGCTTAGGCTTACCTGATGTCTTGATGTGCCGCGACAATTACCCAATGACGCCACCACTTCCGTTTACGCCTTCTCAAGAGGCAGCGGGCGAGATCATCGCTACCGGTGAAGGTGTCGACGAAGCGCTGATTGGTACCCGCGTTGTTGGTCCGACTCTTTTTCTGGAACAGGCTGGCGGTTTGGCCGATGAATGCTTGATGGCGGTACCCGGCCTCGATGACGGCGTTTCATCTGGTCTATTGCTGATCCCCGATGAAATGACCGGGATTGAGGCAGCTGGTCTTTATATACCCTATCAAACGGCATGGGTCGCACTCGTCCGGCGCGCGAAAATCACGAAATACGATGTCGTGCTGGTACTTGGTGCATCCGGCAGCTCGGGTAATGCAGCGGTTCAATTGGCTAAAGCCAGGGGCGCTCGCGTTATCGCTGTCGCCGGTGGGCCGGAAAAAGCCGCTTTCTGCAAAAGTATCGGCGCGGATGAAGTCATCGACAGAAAGCAGCAAGACATTACCGAGGCTGCGCTGCAACTTACCGATGGCAAAGGCGTGTCAATTGTCTTTGATCCCGTTGGAGGCAAAGCCGCACGCGCTGCTTTTGAGGCGACCGCCTTCGAAGGACGATTTATTTTCATCGGTTATGCGAGCGGTGAGTGGCCGAGCATTGCTCCACAAGAAGCCGTGATGAGAAACATTTCATTAGTGGGCGCAATGCCAATGGGATTTTCCGCAAATGATGTGCTCGCTATCCATCAAAATTTGGTCAAGCACTGGCAGGAAGGCGCAATTGATGTCTCGAACAACCAGGTCTTTGATTTCGCTGATGCACCAACAGCGGCAACGCATATCGCGGATGGAAAAGTTGAAGGCAAAGTCATTGTCCAGATAAACGTGAAGCAATCGTAG
- a CDS encoding acyl-CoA dehydrogenase family protein, which produces MNFEHTDKVKGLMARIEAFMQEHIYPIEAAYEEFVTDPANLWVVPPVMEELKAKAKAAGLWNFFLPEEYGEFSPGLTNLEYAPLAELMGRVDFASEVFNCSAPDTGNMEVLARYGTPAQQERWLRPLLDGKIRSAYLMTEPQKACSDATNVECSIVRDGDEYVINGRKWWASSVYDPRCELLLVMGKTDFDAPKYTQQSTIIVPKDTPGITLVRPLKVMNHYHSPHGHGEVLLENVRVPVENIILGEGRGFEIAQGRLGPGRIHHCMRQIGAAQRSLDLMCHRIEERAPFGKKLSAQGSIRQDVAKSRCEIEQARLLTLAAADKLDKVGNKAAKDFIAMIKIVAPQMCQNVADRAMQAHGGMGICQDTPIANIFAHARMIRFTDGPCEVHMSQLAKQTIAETVGNKPFLKQ; this is translated from the coding sequence ATGAATTTTGAGCATACGGACAAGGTAAAGGGGCTGATGGCTCGCATTGAAGCCTTTATGCAGGAACATATTTATCCTATTGAAGCGGCTTACGAAGAGTTTGTTACCGACCCGGCCAATCTGTGGGTTGTCCCGCCTGTCATGGAAGAGCTCAAAGCCAAGGCGAAAGCTGCAGGCCTGTGGAACTTCTTCCTGCCTGAAGAGTATGGGGAATTCAGCCCGGGTTTGACTAACCTGGAGTACGCCCCTCTGGCAGAACTGATGGGCCGCGTGGACTTTGCCAGTGAAGTGTTCAACTGTAGCGCACCAGACACCGGCAACATGGAAGTCTTGGCTCGCTACGGCACCCCTGCCCAGCAAGAACGCTGGTTGCGTCCATTGCTGGACGGCAAAATTCGCTCTGCCTACCTGATGACCGAGCCACAAAAAGCCTGTTCCGATGCCACCAATGTTGAGTGCTCCATTGTTCGTGATGGCGATGAGTACGTGATTAACGGTCGCAAGTGGTGGGCTTCGAGTGTTTATGACCCTCGCTGTGAACTGCTGTTGGTCATGGGTAAAACCGATTTTGATGCACCCAAGTACACACAACAATCGACCATTATCGTGCCCAAAGACACCCCGGGGATTACCTTGGTTCGTCCATTAAAAGTGATGAATCACTATCACTCGCCGCATGGCCACGGTGAGGTGCTGCTGGAAAATGTACGTGTACCGGTAGAGAACATCATTCTGGGTGAAGGTCGTGGTTTTGAAATTGCCCAAGGCCGCCTTGGCCCAGGCCGCATTCACCACTGCATGCGTCAAATCGGTGCTGCCCAGCGCAGCCTGGATCTGATGTGTCACCGCATCGAAGAACGTGCACCCTTTGGCAAAAAATTGTCTGCTCAAGGCAGTATCCGTCAAGACGTTGCCAAGTCTCGCTGTGAGATTGAACAGGCTCGCCTGCTGACGCTGGCCGCAGCCGACAAGCTGGACAAAGTGGGCAACAAGGCAGCGAAAGACTTTATCGCCATGATTAAGATCGTTGCACCGCAAATGTGTCAGAACGTGGCGGACCGCGCCATGCAGGCGCACGGTGGCATGGGCATTTGTCAGGACACCCCAATTGCCAACATCTTCGCCCACGCCCGCATGATTCGTTTTACCGACGGTCCTTGTGAAGTCCATATGTCTCAGCTGGCTAAACAAACCATTGCTGAAACAGTAGGTAACAAACCATTCCTGAAACAGTAG
- a CDS encoding thioredoxin family protein, which yields MIIKILGSGCKKCMTLTENTQAALANLGREAQVVKVTDFAEIAAHGVMSTPALAIDDKVVSVGKVLSSEEIEKLLATH from the coding sequence ATGATCATCAAGATTCTTGGTTCCGGCTGCAAGAAATGCATGACCCTGACTGAAAACACACAGGCTGCACTGGCCAACCTTGGGCGCGAAGCGCAAGTGGTCAAGGTGACCGACTTCGCCGAAATTGCTGCCCACGGCGTGATGTCGACACCCGCCCTGGCGATAGATGACAAGGTGGTTTCAGTCGGCAAGGTGCTGAGCAGCGAAGAGATTGAAAAGCTGCTTGCAACCCACTGA